In Rosa chinensis cultivar Old Blush chromosome 1, RchiOBHm-V2, whole genome shotgun sequence, a genomic segment contains:
- the LOC121051046 gene encoding uncharacterized protein LOC121051046, whose product MGKPNATNAYSYMYNALKRKWNPHGPWHLIDLPNDFYIVKFNLQEDMNVALFGGPWILAGQTLVVQQWRPDFNPNTEKINKLAVWVRVLGLPVRHFKQFTLSGISKILGDMVKIDKMTLSQSRGISLICFNCGCYGHAKASCPHFVPNPTDDTTNPEENVGTVNSDSANSIPAATTSKPDKSHNTITRTTISSLVSDMDTGVESQVKAKVAGHGPWMLMSYKNKKVNSNKVPPNRMPTQSGSRYALLETYTEGDNGALREEQPTAVETLVADDRTPEPVVVSKWKQVQQKMKKASTDSGNHVIPPKTIPQNKNTTAQKKPLKDITNGKAPVKQILPRFNIGSGSSHASSKGTITYQVRKTKISNHHSNTGKSNSNASSSSVQDTHPQVNIAASFGHCPPENNFITASCTAMDSSGEGTSSNGQVCSALANEHAQTDISETLVENTIVSSIVEDMVDQ is encoded by the exons ATGGGGAAACCCAATGCTACTAATGCCTATAGCTACATGTATAATGCTCTGAAGAGAAAATGGAATCCCCATGGTCCCTGGCATTTAATTGATCTTCCTAATGATTTTTACATTGTAAAATTCAATTTGCAAGAGGATATGAATGTGGCTTTGTTTGGTGGTCCTTGGATTCTTGCTGGGCAGACGCTGGTAGTGCAACAATGGAGACCTGACTTCAATCCTAATACTGAGAAAATTAATAAACTGGCTGTGTGGGTTAGAGTTTTGGGACTTCCTGTTAGACACTTCAAGCAATTTACACTTTCTGGTATTAGCAAAATTCTTGGTGATATGGTGAAGATTGATAAAATGACTTTATCACAATCCAGAG GTATATCCCTTATCTGCTTTAATTGTGGCTGCTATGGGCATGCCAAGGCTAGCTGCCCTCATTTTGTTCCTAACCCAACTGATGATACTACCAATCCTGAGGAGAATGTTGGAACTGTAAACTCTGATTCAGCAAATAGTATTCCTGCTGCTACTACTTCCAAACCTGATAAGAGTCATAATACTATTACTAGAACTACTATTTCTAGCCTAGTTTCTGATATGGATACAGGGGTTGAATCTCAAGTGAAAGCTAAAGTTGCAGGTCATGGCCCATGGATGTTGATGTCTTACAagaacaaaaaggtcaattccAATAAAGTTCCTCCTAATCGAATGCCTACTCAATCTGGGTCTAGATATGCTCTTCTTGAGACTTATACTGAAGGGGATAATGGTGCTTTGAGAGAAGAACAGCCTACTGCAGTTGAAACCTTAGTAGCAGATGATAGAACTCCTGAGCCTGTTGTGGTTAGCAAATGGAAACAAGTCCAACAAAAGATGAAAAAGGCTTCTACTGATTCTGGGAATCATGTGATTCCTCCCAAGACCATCCCCCAGAACAAGAACACTACTGCCCAGAAAAAACCTTTGAAAGACATTACTAATGGTAAGGCACCTGTTAAACAAATTTTGCCAAGGTTCAATATAGGGAGTGGCTCTAGTCATGCTTCGAGCAAAGGGACCATCACATATCAAGTTAGAAAgaccaaaatttcaaatcacCACAGCAATACAGGTAAATCTAATTCCAATGCTTCTAGTTCGTCAGTACAAGATACTCATCCTCAGGTTAATATTGCTGCATCTTTTGGGCATTGTCCTCCTGAGAATAATTTTATCACTGCTTCTTGTACTGCTATGGACTCATCTGGAGAAGGTACTTCTAGCAATGGTCAGGTTTGTTCTGCCCTTGCTAATGAGCATGCTCAAACTGATATTTCAGAGACTCTTGTTGAAAACACTATCGTATCCTCCATTGTGGAGGATATGGTTGATCAATGA